One Engystomops pustulosus chromosome 7, aEngPut4.maternal, whole genome shotgun sequence DNA window includes the following coding sequences:
- the CKB gene encoding creatine kinase B-type, producing the protein MPFGNSHNEVKLKYSVDDEFPDLSQHNNHMAKVLTKELYEKLRSKQTPCGFTVDDVIQTGVDNPGHPFIMTVGCVAGDEECYEVFKELFDPIIQDRHGGYKPTDQHKTDLNSENLKGGDDLDPNYVISSRVRTGRSIKGFCLPPHCSRGERRAIEKLSVEALASLDGDLKGKYYSLKSMTEEEQQKLIDDHFLFDKPVSPLLLASGMARDWPDARGIWHNDNKTFLVWINEEDHLRVISMQKGGNMKEVFKRFCDGLTTIESLFKNKGYQFMWNQHLGYILTCPSNLGTGLRAGVHIKLPNLSKNEKFGEILKRLRLQKRGTGGVDTAAVGGVFDVSNADRLGFSEVELVQMVVDGVKLLVEMEKRLEKGQSIDDLIPAQK; encoded by the exons ATGCCTTTCGGCAACTCCCACAATGAAGTGAAACTGAAGTACAGTGTGGATGATGAGTTCCCAGACCTGAGCCAACACAACAATCATATGGCCAAGGTGCTGACAAAGGAGTTGTATGAAAAACTGAGGAGCAAACAAACTCCATGTGGATTTACAGTGGATGATGTCATTCAAACTGGGGTTGACAACCCAG GCCACCCTTTTATTATGACAGTGGGATGTGTCGCTGGGGACGAAGAGTGTTACGAAGTGTTTAAGGAGCTTTTTGACCCAATCATTCAGGACAGACATGGGGGCTACAAGCCTACTGACCAGCACAAAACAGACCTGAACTCTGAAAACCTGAAG GGTGGTGATGACCTTGACCCAAACTATGTTATCAGTTCACGTGTTAGAACTGGCAGAAGCATCAAGGGATTCTGCCTTCCACCTCACTGTAGCCGTGGGGAAAGACGAGCCATTGAGAAGCTTTCCGTTGAAG CTCTCGCTAGCCTGGATGGTGACTTGAAAGGCAAATACTATTCCCTCAAAAGCATGACTGAAGAAGAGCAACAGAAGCTTATCGATGATCACTTTCTCTTTGACAAGCCTGTCTCCCCTCTCCTGTTGGCCTCTGGTATGGCCCGTGATTGGCCTGATGCTAGAGGTATCTG GCACAATGACAACAAGACTTTCCTGGTCTGGATCAATGAAGAAGACCATCTTCGTGTGATTTCTATGCAGAAAGGTGGCAACATGAAGGAAGTCTTCAAGAGGTTCTGTGATGGCCTGACAACT ATCGAGTCACTGTTCAAGAACAAGGGCTACCAATTCATGTGGAATCAGCACCTTGGCTACATCCTGACCTGTCCCTCCAACCTTGGAACTGGTCTACGTGCTGGAGTTCACATTAAGTTGCCAAATCTGAGCAAAAATGAAAAGTTTGGTGAAATCTTGAAGAGGTTGAGACTGCAAAAGAGAGGAACAG GTGGTGTTGACACTGCAGCTGTCGGTGGAGTCTTTGATGTTTCAAATGCTGATCGTCTGGGCTTCTCTGAAGTAGAACTGGTTCAGATGGTGGTTGATGGTGTGAAACTCCTAGTCGAGATGGAGAAGCGTCTAGAGAAGGGCCAGTCCATCGATGACCTCATCCCAGCACAAAAATGA